CGTAGTGATTGATGATGTGACTGCTCCAACTCCAGATGTTGCAACTCTTGCTGATGTAGCAGCTGAATGTGAAGTCACAACTTTAATCCCTCCAACAGCAACCGATAATTGTGGTGGAACGGTAACAGTAACAAACGATGCAATGCTGCCTATTTCAACGCAAGGAACAACCGTCGTAACTTGGACATACGATGATGGTAACGGAAACACATCAACACAAACACAAAATGTAGTGATTGATGATGTGACTGCTCCAACTCCAGATGTTGCAACTCTTGCTGATGTAATTGCTCAATGTTCAGTAACAACTTTAACTGCTCCAACAGCTACTGATAATTGTGGTGGAACCGTAACAGTAACTAATGATGCAACACTGCCTATTACAACACAAGGCACAACGGTCGTAACCTGGACGTATGCGGATGCCAATGGAAATGCATCTACCCAAACGCAAAATGTGGTTATTTTAGATACCACTGCTCCAAATGCAGTTTGTCAAAATTTTACAGTCACATTAGATGAGTTTGGTAATGCAACTATTTCAGAAACTGACATCGATAATGGTTCAACTGATAATTGTGGGATTCAATCAATTTCTTTAAATAATACTATTTTCGATTGTTCTAATTTAGGCGCCAATACGGTAATTTTAACCGTTAGAGATTTATCAGGAAATGTATCGACTTGTACCGCAACAGTGACGGTTTTAGATCCAGCTGCGAATGCGGATGTTCATATTATAAATACGACAACTAATAACGATTCCCCTATTGCAATCTGTGATGGTGAAATTATAACCTTTAATGCCAATACAACAACAGACAGTGGTGCATCACCTATATATAATTGGTTTATTGATGGCACTTCTTTTGGAACAAATAATCCAACCTTTACACCTTTCACACCGTTAACGATTGGAACACATACCATATATGTGGAAATGCAATCCAGCTTATCAGCTTGTATAGCACCAGTACCAAGTAATACCATTACCGTTACTGTAAATGCAGCACCAGCTGTAACATCCCCTACACAAATTTGTATGGGAAACACTGGAAATTTAACACCAAATTCAGGTGGTACTTGGACGAGTAATAATATAGGAATAGCCACAGTTACAAATGCAGGGGTTATTACGCCTGTTGCACCAGGAAATGTAAGCTTTACGTTTACGAGTAGCGCAACAACTTGTTCTAGCACCACGAATAATGTGACTATCAATGCGTTGCCTATAATCAGTAATTTACCAAGTAATAGTGATATTTGCGTGAATGAAACTCATACTCTATCACCTTCCTCCGGAGGAATATGGACCAGTAGCAATCCTGCTGTTGCAACTATTTCTAATGCAGGTGTTATTACTGGTGTAACACCTGGTAATGTTACTTTTACTTATACCAATACCGCTACGGGTTGTAGTATGACTTCTGCTTCTATTGAGGTATTGGATATTCCTGTGATTACTTCGGTTACGGCTTCAAACAATCCTGTTTGTGCTGGCGATGCAAGTATTTTAACGGCGAATGTTTTAGGAGCTGGTGGAAATAATGTAACGCTAGTGAACTATAATTTTAACTCTGGTAGTTCTTATTTAAATTCCTCTATAGTTGATGGGAATGAAGCAAGTGGAATTACGTCTAATATTAATGGAACTATAGACTTTAATAGACCAAATAATCAAGGTGAGCCTACAACACCAACAGCATTTACGCAAAACACAACTGCTGGAGGTGCTCTGCGTCAAATTGATGATTGGGAAGATGGTGGCGGATGGGGAGGTTCAGACGATGCTGGGAATTGGCGTTTCAACCTTGGTGGCACCAGTTTATCAACTTATCAAGATTTTAGAGTATATTTTCAAGCAAGTAGAGCCACAGGTTTGGGCGGATATAAAAATATTTTGATTGACTTTAGATCTCCTAATATTAATGGAGGTAATTGGGTAAATGGTCACCGCACACTACCGCTTCCAGAAGGAAATAGCAACTGGGTTGATATTAATTTCCCTTTACCGGCTGGAGTTAATAATCCAAATAATTTAGAAATACGTTTGAGGGTAAATGATGCTTCCACTTTTAATTATATATGTGGATGGGGAGGTTGTATCACTTGGGCTGAAAGAGAACCTCATGTGCTGATAGATAATTTTCAAGTTCAGGCAACTACTTCAGGCAGTAATTTTGAATATGCTTGGATTGCAAATACGGGTGCCAATGCAGGATTACCAGCTGGAGCGGGAACGGCGTCATCCACAAATAATGAAATTACGGTAAATCCGCAGGTAAATACAATTTATACAGTAATTGTAACGAATAGTGATGGTTGTCCAGCAACGCAAACAGTACCTGTTGATGTTTTTGCAGTACCTAGTTTAAGCGTTTTGGCAGATTATTGCCCAGCACCACCAAATAACAACTCCGTCCAACTAGTTGCAGATGGTTTAGGTTTTGTGAGTTATGAATGGAATACTGGGGAAACCACGCCATCCATATTTGTTGACATAGCAGGTACCTATCAAGTAATAGGTACTACAATTAACGGCTGTACCGTATCCGCAACAATAAATGTTGCTACTGAATTAGTCGTAAATGGAGACTTCCAACAAGGCAATATTGGTTTTACGTCTGATTATACATATCATGCAGATGCTGCAGGAAATAATGAATTAGTAGATGATACTGGAACTAATGGATATTCAATTACAACAAATGGTCAAAATGTGCATCCTAATTTTTGGGGATTTGATAATACCACAGGGACTGGCAATTTTATGGCGGTGAATGGTCATGGCAGCGGATTAATAGTATGGCAACAAGCCAATGTAACTGTATTACCAAGCACTACTTATTACTTTTCCGCTTATGGAATGAGCCTAAACGATCAATGGAGATCATCAAGACGAGCAAGATTAACATTTAATGTGGGAGGAATTAATGTAGGGACAACACCTACCTTACCAAACCGTCCTGACAACAATAATCCTGGGTCAGATAATTGGACACGCTTTTATGGAACTTACACAACGGGACCGGCAGAGACGTCTGTGGATATAGAGATTAGAAATTTAAACAATTCCGCTAGTGGTAACGATTTTGGTATAGATGATATCTCATTTGCGACTCTATCAACTTTTATCAGATTAACAACACCAGCAGGAACTGATAATCAAACCGTTTGTCAAGATTCGCCGATAACAGATATTACCTATGATATTGGAGGCGGATTAACCCCTCCAAACATTACAGGTTTACCTGCTGGTTTAACCACTAACTTTGATGGTTTAGAGTATACAATAGCTGGAACACCAACTGCATTCGGAACTTTTAATTACACCATTACCACAACTTCCAGTTGTGATATCAAATCAGCATCAGGAACTATTGTAGTCAACGAAGCACCAATAGCAACCATCAATACAGCACCAACAACTATTTGTCAATCGGCCAATTCCATAACCTTGGATGCCAGTTTATCCGGTAGCGCAGCTATTGGTAATCCTGGTTCGGGGTGGACGACTTCTGGAACAGGAACTTTTGATGATGCCTCTAGCCTAACACCAGTCTATACGTTTGGTTCTGGCGAAGCAGGCACCGTAACCTTGACTTTGACAACCAATACACCTGCTGGTCCTTGTAATGCAGCTACGACAGATGTTGATATTGAAATTACACCTTATATAGTAGCCAATGCTGGTTCCGATCAGTCCACAGTTAATTGTGCTACTTCAACGGTAACGCTTGCAGCCAATAATTCTACAGGACTATGGACAGCTTTACCTTCAACAGGTTATTTTTCTGATCCTTCGGCCTACAATTCTAGTTTTACAGGTGATAGTGGTGAAACATACACCTTGACATGGACTGCTACAAATACAGCACCTTGTTTAGACAATTCAGATTCTGTAATAGTTACAATTCCAAACTGTGCTGACAATATAATTTTTGATGGAACAGATGATAACATTAGTTTTACCAATAATTATGGTATGACTTCGGGTGCCTTTAGTATAGAAGCTTGGGTAAAACCTAATAATACATCAGGAACACAAACTATTATTTCTAAACGAAATAGCGCGAGTTTAACCTCGGGATACGATTTGAGTTTAGTGGGATCAACATTAAATTTTAGATGGAATGGAAATACCATGTTTGCAACACAAGCCATGGATAGACCTAAATGGTATCATGTAGCTATTACATTTAATGGTACTAATACATATACCATGTATATCGATGGTTTTGAAATTCGAAACAATACTTCAGGAACCTCACCACTTCCAAATTCCAATAAGACTTTAATTGGAGCCATGGATACAACGAATAATTCACCAATCAATCACTTTGGTGGCGGTATTGATGAAGTTCGTATTTGGAATAGAGCAATTTCTCAAACACAAATTCGCGAAATGATGAATCAAGAAATTCAAGCCAATGGTGCTGCTGTTTCTGGTGTTGTTGTTCCTACTAATATTAGTGGTGGATTGCAATGGAGTAACTTAATAGGTTACTACCAAATGAAAGATGGTTCGCAAGCATCTGTTGCTGGAGGCGAAATTGAAAATATTGCAACTAACATAATGGATGGTAACTTGAATAGCATGACAACAGACCAAATTGAAACTGCACCAATACCTTATATTTCGGATGGAAATGGTTCATGGGACACGCAAGCCACTTGGCTAAACGGTTCGGTGCAACAAATACCAAATTCAACAGTAAATAGTATCAATGGTCAACCTCAAACTTGGAATATTGTGAGAACAGGACATAATGTAAACTCACCAAATAGAAATCTAACCGTTTTGGGTCTTTTAGTAGATGAAAATATATTAACCATTCGGAATTCTAATCCAACAGATGGACAAAGCTTAAGAGTGACCAATTATTTAAGAATTGGTGATTTAAATGGTGCTAACAATATGGCTATACTTGATCTTGAAGGTGAATCGCAACTATTGCAAAACACGAACAGTATTGTAGATTATACTGCTGATGGTGTTTTAAATCGTGATCAGCAAGGAACCTCTAACCGTTTTAATTATAATTATTGGGGAAGCCCAGTAAGTACGGATGGTGTTTTAGGAGCTAGAACCTATACTTTAAGTGGAATTATATCTAATGCCGGATGGACATCTGGAAATAATGGTTCTTTAAGTCCTTTAACCTTGAGCAGTAGATGGATTTATTCTTTTTCTGAAGGTCTGCAAGACACGTATTCTGAATGGGAATATAAAGGTAATGCTGGTGATTTTGAAGTTGGGTTAGGATTTACAATGAAAGGACCAGGACCCGCATCTCCTGTAGACACTCAAAACTATATCTTTAGAGGACAACCAAATAATGGAACTATAACGGCTAAAGTTTCATCAACTAGTGGAATTAATCAAACATTAGTTGGAAATCCTTATGCTTCTGCTATTGATGCGGATATGTTTATTAGGGATAATATACCTGGAGGAAATGCAGGCACTTCTGGTAGTATTGATGGGTCTTTATATTTCTGGAAACAATCCACCACAAATAATTCACACATTACAGCTAACTATCAAGGTGGTTATGCTACTTATAATTTATCAGGAGGTAATCCAGCCGTTTCATCACCAGGTATTAATGGTGTTGGCGATGCTAATTTAGCTATTCCAAAACGATACATACCTGTAGCACAAGGTTTCTTTGTTACGGCCGCGGCCAGTAGTGATCAAGTGACCAATGATGTGGTATTTAAAAACAGCCAACGTATTTTCATTAAGGAGTCTTCTGGTAATTCAGAATTCTTTAGAGGTACTATTAATAGCGAAATAAACCGGGAAAACGAAGAAGTAACAAATGACATTCAACGCATTCGTGTACAGTTTACAACTCCGGAAAATGCTATTCGTCCTTTATTGTTAGCGTTTACACCTGATAATTTAGCAAGTGAAGGTTTTGACTACGGTTACGATGCCTTAAACACAGACGACAATCCTAGCGACATGTCTTTCCAAATTGAAGAAGGGAAATACATCATACAAGGTGTGGGTGAATTTAATGCTGAAAATATGTATCCTGTAACCATTGATATGGGTATGACAGGTAATGCAGAAATAGCACTTACCGATTTAGAGAATTTTGACGCAGATCCTGACGTATTTGTTTATGATGCGCTATTAGGAACTTATACACGTATCAATGTAACGCCATACCAAACAAATCTGGATGCTGGAACACATGAAGGGCGTTTCTATATTGTATTCCAAGAGGATAATGTATTAAGTACAGAGACAGATGAGTTTCCTCATGTTATTGTAAACTACTTGAATAGTACTAATCAAATTTACATTAAGGTGCCTTATAGTATGGACATCAAACAAGTGTACTTGGTTAATATGTTAGGACAAACCATTAAGTCTTGGAATAGTACTAATGCACCACTATCTCAAGAATGCAAAATACCTGTAAGACAGTTATCGGAAGGCAACTACATTATTAAGGTGCAGACAACAGATAATCAAACCATCAATAAAAAGGTGATTGTCAAAATGCAATAAAACATAAATAACTTTTAATATTAACGACCTCCCAGAGAATTTTGAGAGGTCGTTTTTTTTTATTCCCCTATTTTACACTTTATAAAGTGTATAGCTGGTGCTTGGCTAGTGTATGGAAAGACCATGTCAACAGAAAATAACAAATACAGTGAAAATTGGGGATTCCAAAGAAAAATAGTAAAAATCACGAAAACGTTACAAAACAACATAATTCCATGAAATTCAAACCTAGAAACAGGAATCAAAAATGCATTTCAACGAATTTATTAGCTTTTCATGGATGTTTTTAAAAAATAATTCTATATTAGCCATCCCAAATCATATTAACATTCATTTAAACCCCAACGCAAATGAATACATTAACCTACTTATACACATGGGTGTTTTGCGCGCTATTTTTAGGCCTAACACCAGCAGCTGCCCATACCACAGAATCCACCGTAGCATTTAATCAACCCCAATTAGTCCGCATAGATTTTACCATGCCTAATGGCTATGTTAGGCATTTATTATTAGGTTTTACACCAGATAATGCCGCATCAGACGGAGTTGACTATGGCTATGATGCGTTAAATATGGACAACTATCCAGACGATTTAAACTGGATGATTAACAATGAACGCTATGTAATACAAGGCGTGGGAGCTTTTGATGATTCAAAACAATATCCTTTGGGCATGTTTTTGTCTAATGCTGGTAATGTAGCAATAGCTTTGGATAGATTGGAAAATTTTAATAACCCTATAGATGTCTATTTGTATGATGCCGTAAACAATACTCACACCCTTTTAAATGAATCCGATTTTCAGGATACAATTTCGGAAGGAACATATTTAGATCGCTTTTTTATAACCTTCAAAGATAATTCCGGTTCTTTAGACGAATTTGGTAACGTTGTATTGTCCATTGATGATACTCCTAATGATGAAAAGACTAGCATCACCTATGTACGGAACACCAAGGAATTACACGGGAAATCAAATCAAACTATTAGGCAAATAGAAATCTATAATATATTAGGAAAACGCATTGAAAATTTTCAAAATATAAATAGTAAGCATATTAGACTACCACTCCATATATCAAAAGAGCGTTATGGTATTATTAAAATCCATACCCAAAATGGACATACCAGCAAAAAAGTTATTTTTTAATTGAACTTTTTAATTTTAAGTGTAAAACCAGTGAATCCTACTCACTGGTTTTTTTTTGTTTACAAGGGAAGTTGGTCAATAATTTGAAAATTAAGTAGTTAAAATCTTACTTATTAGATAAAAACATATCACATCAAATAAAAACTAACTTCTTGTTTTTTAGAAGTTTACAAAAGCTTGCGTTAAAAACACATACTGTTTGTCGATTTTATATGCATTTCACGGATGTTTTTAAAAAAATAAAATATATATTAGCAGCATCAAAAAACTAATCCAAATGTGCTATGAAATTAAATTACTCTAAATTAAAAATCCAAATCACCTTGTTCGTGTTGTTATTTGCTTCCAGTATAATGCAAGCTCAAACAAGTGCATCTAGCAAGGCCGACAAGTATTTAAGCCAAAAAGGTGAAGTCACTTTTAGCTTTCAAATTAATGATGTTTCTGAACTGGAATCGATGACTTCAGAAATGTCTATTCTGAATTATGACCCAAATACACGAACCGTATATGCTTGGGCAAATACAGAACAGTTTAGAAAATTTCAAGCTAGTAATAGAACGTTTCAAGTAAATTCAGAAGATAACGAAGCCACCGGTATTGTCATGTCTAATGAATTACCGGCTAGTCAAAATAGAGGTCCTTATCCCCTAACCTTTCCATTAACAGCCTATCCAACCTATGCGGATTATGCGACGCAAATGCAAGAGTTTGCTATCAACCATCCTGATATTTGTGAATTAGTAGATATCGGTGGCACAACCGAAGGTGTTGCCGGCGGAAACAAGCGTTTATTATTTTTAAAGCTATCGGATAATATTGTAACGGAAGAAGAAGAGCCTAAAGTGATGTACACATCTTCCATACATGGAGATGAAATTACTGGTTACCCTTTAATGCTTAACTTAATTAATTATTTTATTACCGCATATAAAAATACGGGGCATTCAGATCACTTACGAATCAAAAACTTAATTGATAATTCTGAAGTATGGATTAACCCAATGGCAAATCCAGATGGTACATACTACAATAATGCAACCAATACCTCTGTGGTAAATGCTAGAAGGGCAAATGCCAATGGGTTGGATTTAAACAGAAACTATCCAGATAACGTTTATGGTCCGCATTCAAATGGCCATACAGCTTATGAGTTAGAAACCCAACATTTTATGAATTTAGCTGCTAACACACACTTTGTGCTATCTGCTAATTTTCACGGTGGCGTTGAAGTTGTAAATTATCCTTGGGATAATACCTATGACAGACATCCAGATGACGATTGGTTTATGCAAATTTCAAGAGAATATGCTGATAATGCTCAAGCTAATAGCCCAAATGGTTATATGGACGATTTAAATAATGGAATTACCCATGGAGCGGATTGGTATCGCGTTTATGGCGGTCGCCAAGATTATATGAATTTTACACACCAGTGTAAAGAAACAACAATGGAGTTATCCAATACTAAATTAATTCCATCCAATCAATTAGTAAGTCACTGGAACTATAACCGTGAAGCTCTAATTGAATACTTAATTCAAGGAACCTACGGATTTCAAGGAAAAGTAAAAGATGCTGTTAGTGGCGACCCTATTGAAGCAACCATTAAATTGGTTGGGCATGATGCCGTAGGATCACATACCGTTAGTAACTTACCTCATGGTGATTTTTACAGACCGGTTTTTGCGGGAACTTATAATATTTTTATTGAAGCGCCTTGCTACCAATCAGTTACGCTAACAAATCAAACCATTGCAAACTATCAAACCATTACATTGGCAGATATTTTATTAACACCTTTAACGGCAACAGCTCCTACGAGCTTAAATACATCCGGAACGGATGCTAGTTCTACCAATGCTAGCTGGACGGCGGCAACAGCTGATAGTTTTGATCTTCGCTATCGTGAAGTGGGAACACCAACATGGACTGATATTTTAGGGATAACATCTAACCCATATCAAATTACAGGACTTTCCCCAAATACCACTTACGAATTTCAAGTAAAATCGTATTGTGGATCTAATAGTACGGCTTATTCAAGTTCACAACAGTTCACAACAACCAATATTAATTACTGTAATGCGCAAGGAGGTAGCATTGCAGATGAATTTATTGGAATCGTAACTATTAATGGAACGAGTAATAATACGGTAAACGCTACAACCTCGGGATATTCAGATTTTACAGCAAGTACTATATTTTCAGATTTAGATATTGTTAGCAATGCAACTGGAAACACTATAAATGTCACTAAAGTATGGCCTGGTAGTAACTATAGAGAGGCTGTAACAGCTTGGGTAGACTTCAATCAAAATGGCACGTTTGAAGGCACTGAAATAATTTTTAGCAGCAGCTCCAGCACTATCAATCCTGTTTCTGGAACTTTTAATGTTCCTAGTGATGCTGCTTTAGGAACCACACGTATGCGTGTTTTAATGAAATACTATAATGGTGCTGGAAATAACGCAAATAATCCATGTGAATCATTTAGTTATGGTGAAGTTGAAGATTATACGCTTAACATCACAAATTCAACTTTAAACACGGATAATTTTGATGCAAATACTATTAAAGTATTCCCAAACCCGTTTAACAATTCGGTAAATATTAAGTTAATGGACAGCAATCCAGTGAACATTAGTGTATATGATATTAGTGGTCGTATCGTTTCAAAATTAAACGAAGCCAATCCCTTAAATCAAACCATTACGCTAGATAACTTAAAGAAACTATCATCAGGCACTTATTTTATTCAAATAGAAATTAAAGCCAGTAATAAAACAGTTGTAAAACGAATTATTAAAAAATAAAGAAAATATAAGAGGTTAAAGCTATTAGTTTTAACCTCTTTTTTTTTACCGAATTTCAACAAAATATAAAGAATACGTACATTTTATCGATTTTTTTTTGCACATCATAAATTGATTTTCAAAAAAACCAATATTTAGCACCTACAAACCCAAACCAATGAAATTAACCGCCCTTAAGTTAAGAACCTTAACTGCCATGGTAGTGTTTTTAATAGCTTCCAGTATAATGCAAGCACAAGTAAATGCGTCACGTCAGGCAGACCAGTATTTAAGCCAAAAAGGTGAAGTCACTTTTAGCTTTCAAATAAATGATGTTTCTGAAATAGAATCAATGACTTCAGAAATGTCTATTCTTAATTATGACCCTAATACGCGAACCGTGTATGCCTGGGCAAATACAGAACAATTTAGAAGGTTTGAATCTAGTAATAGAACGTTTCAAGTAAATTCAGAAGATAACGAAGCCACCGGTATTGTCATGTCTAATGAATTACCGGCTAGTCAAAATAGAGGTCCTTATCCCCTAACCTTTCCGTTAACAGCCTATCCAACCTATGCGGATTATGCGACGCAAATGCAAGAGTTTGCTATCAACCATCCTGATATTTGTGAATTAGTTGATATCGGTGGCACAACCGAAGGTGTTGCCGGCGGAAACAAGCGTTTATTGTTTTTAAAGCTATCGGATAATATTGGCACTGAAGAAGCAGAACCTAAAGTGATGTACACATCTTCCATACATGGAGATGAAATCACGGGTTACCCTTTAATGCTTAACTTAATTAATTATTTTATTACCGCATATAAAAATACGGGGCATTCAGATCACTTACGAATCAAAAACTTAATTGATAATTCTGAAGTATGGATTAACCCCATGGCAAATCCAGATGGTACATACTACAATAATGCAACCAATACCTCTGTGGTAAATGCTAGAAGGGCAAATGCTAATAACTTAGATTTAAACAGAAACTATCCAGATAACGTTAATGGTCCGCATTCTAATGGCCATACAGCTTATGAGTTAGAAACCCAACATTTTATGAATTTAGCTGCTAACACACACTTTGTGCTATCTGCTAATTTTCACGGTGGCGTTGAAGTTGTAAATTATCCTTGGGATAATACCTATGACAGACATCCAGATGACGATTGGTTTATGCAAATTTCAAGAGAATATGCTGATAATGCTCAAGCTAATAGCCCAAATGGCTACATGGATTACTTGAATAATGGTATAACCCATGGTGCGGATTGGTATCTCGTTTATGGCGGGCGCCAAGATTATATGAATTTTACACACCAGTGTAAAGAAACAACAATGGAGTTATCCAATACTAAATTAATTCCATCCAATCAATTAGTAAGTCACTGGAATTATAACCGTGAAGCATTAATTGAATACTTAATTCAAGGAACCTACGGATTTCAAGGAAAAGTAAAAGATGCTGTTAGTGGAGACCCTATTGAAGCAACAATAAAATTGGTTGGGCATGATGCTTTAGGTTCGCATACGGTGAGTTCTTTGCCTCATGGCGATTTTTACAGACCGGTTTTTGC
Above is a window of Bizionia sp. M204 DNA encoding:
- a CDS encoding M14 family zinc carboxypeptidase, with the protein product MKLNYSKLKIQITLFVLLFASSIMQAQTSASSKADKYLSQKGEVTFSFQINDVSELESMTSEMSILNYDPNTRTVYAWANTEQFRKFQASNRTFQVNSEDNEATGIVMSNELPASQNRGPYPLTFPLTAYPTYADYATQMQEFAINHPDICELVDIGGTTEGVAGGNKRLLFLKLSDNIVTEEEEPKVMYTSSIHGDEITGYPLMLNLINYFITAYKNTGHSDHLRIKNLIDNSEVWINPMANPDGTYYNNATNTSVVNARRANANGLDLNRNYPDNVYGPHSNGHTAYELETQHFMNLAANTHFVLSANFHGGVEVVNYPWDNTYDRHPDDDWFMQISREYADNAQANSPNGYMDDLNNGITHGADWYRVYGGRQDYMNFTHQCKETTMELSNTKLIPSNQLVSHWNYNREALIEYLIQGTYGFQGKVKDAVSGDPIEATIKLVGHDAVGSHTVSNLPHGDFYRPVFAGTYNIFIEAPCYQSVTLTNQTIANYQTITLADILLTPLTATAPTSLNTSGTDASSTNASWTAATADSFDLRYREVGTPTWTDILGITSNPYQITGLSPNTTYEFQVKSYCGSNSTAYSSSQQFTTTNINYCNAQGGSIADEFIGIVTINGTSNNTVNATTSGYSDFTASTIFSDLDIVSNATGNTINVTKVWPGSNYREAVTAWVDFNQNGTFEGTEIIFSSSSSTINPVSGTFNVPSDAALGTTRMRVLMKYYNGAGNNANNPCESFSYGEVEDYTLNITNSTLNTDNFDANTIKVFPNPFNNSVNIKLMDSNPVNISVYDISGRIVSKLNEANPLNQTITLDNLKKLSSGTYFIQIEIKASNKTVVKRIIKK